In Bactrocera neohumeralis isolate Rockhampton chromosome 5, APGP_CSIRO_Bneo_wtdbg2-racon-allhic-juicebox.fasta_v2, whole genome shotgun sequence, the genomic window aaatatataaccatatatgACACACACATCGTTGTGTGTGCACAAAACATGCCTAAACAAATCCACATTTCCTCTACGAAGCAGCCGCAAGTGCCGCAGTGTCTTTGCAAAAACGCCcaaagaaatgtaaaaagaaaATCTCAAATTGAGTTTGTGCGGCAAATTAACGCATCGTAAACAGGTCGCCACCGTAAAGCAGCATAATTTGTTGCGTGCACACACTTCGCCATCTATACATAGTTGTGTGTAGCAGCGAGGCGTGCAGAGAGTTAAAGCACTGTTAATGATCTGCAGCCGCGATTCGCATAAATATCTTTTTCATTGCTTTGAAAGGAGAAGTGGAAACGGCAACTATGCAAACTGGCAGGTCGTTAGATGCGtgaattgttttttatgttgaaGCAAacgcatttatgtatatgtaatctACAGTGGGCAACGACTGATGAAAAGtgccaataaaattaaattaaaattattcaaatttttataaatatttaagtggTTAACTGGAGGGATATACGAAACAGAGAGAGATATGGaagatatattattatattacgcCAACATTTACAATATGGACTAGCAGTCAATTTATTATGAATTAGAAGACCATACAAAAGAATGGATATTCTTGCGATAGAATTGTTAAGAATTTAAAGATCACTGCTCACATAATTACATGAGCCGCCGAATCtgcaaaacttatttaaaaatatttatttttggaatttgaatatatacataaacatatgtatgtacatacatatgtatgtatgtatatgtatgtatgtgcatatatttttcaGTCTTAGCATTACTTTGTGAGTTAGAAATAACGAAATGAGGTGTAATATTTGCTATatcatttacttattattttctaaaatgattgcaattaaaataaattcacaaaaaaaggattttttaaaactataaagaaaatttttaaaagttaaaaaaaaaaatttgaaactctgatgaaaatttttgaaagtatcATTAAAacagattgcaaataaaacacatttaaaagaaggatttttgaaaatttgaaaaaaaaagtttgaaatttaaaaaaaaaaatttaattaaaagaaataaaaattataaagaaaatttttgaaagtattattaaaatagattgcaaataaagcACATTCGAAAAAAGGATTTCtgacacacaaaaaattttaaaatattaaggaaattttcaaaattattattaaaatagattgaaataaaaacatataaaaaaattagttttgaaaagttttaaaaaaaaatttgaaaattaaaaaaaaaaatttaaaacaaattttgaaaatttaaaaaaaaaaaaaatggttgaaaaataaaaaaaaatttaaaattagtattgaaatgttttgaatatgtttacgaaaatttttgaagaatctGGAAATGGATTTCacacattatattattttagaggaaaattggatatttaatttttagataaCTCTCTAAAATTGTTCaatctatctatctatttaATCTATCCGTCTTTAAATAATTctctacattaaaaaaaaaaagatttttagaaatttcaaaaaaaaatttttttgaaaatttttcagactattcttaagaaaatttttgaagatttaaaaatcaattttttcaaaatttttgaaagtattattaaaattttttgaaattttttaaaaaaattttgaaagttttgcggaaaatttttgaaaatttttacaagaatttcactgaatattttaaatgaaaattggttttttgaatttaacaaataaaagtttatatattgAGATTATATGTAGATAACTCATCAAAGTTGTTGAATCTTCTTAAATAATCCTCTTGTGTGTTCATTTACCCACTCTCAAAATGTTGTCTATTAAAATTCAGCATTTTACTTGTTTCCTATACCATCATCAGCCAAAACCTTCTCCCACTAAAATATGCTAACGCacatattaatttcattacgatatatatgatatatacatatatgtatgtatgtgtgtatgtgcctgTGAGGACCATTGGTGCGTGCGCCCTAAATGCGGCAAATTACCAGACATATAAACATTCGCTTGTGCGAATTTCTGTTGGCGGCGCTATAAATTTGcgttacatacaaatattttagcaaGCCACAAATACTTAACAAGTGAGTGCCGAATGAAAAGCATTACTGACTGCTTAGAAATCTCGCACATTTTATTTGACTATTTGCTTtgttacatacttgtatttatgtGCAAGccatttaatttcttatatgtcTACTTAacatattcttctttttcttattattcttcAGCAGCTACCCATTTTTTCACTAGTTTTGCTCTCTTCAgtcttacttattttttgcggATTTCTTgcgacttttatttattattgttgttgttttttgcgcTTTTCATTCGCACATTTATGATTTCTATGTGCAGTATTTACCTTTAGCGCGCAAATATGACATATAAAGAGCCatttaaaatatcacaaataaacGCTTAAGTGTGAATTGAATTTATTGCTTggcataaatatttcttaatgaGATGTCGTGAGTTGTAACTGCGAGTACAGTGACTTTGATGCGCCGCGAATAAGCAGATTTTACATCAATTTCATATGCccacatatatatgaatataaatggATATGTTTACTATTAAATACATACTTGCATGCTTATATGGCATTTAAAAGAGtattcatatgtatacacaaacatacataagtatgtatttttaaactttgCTTCCaacttttgtatgtgtgtgatgtAAGTTTTGTATTTAAGTTTCATTAAGTCAAATTGAGCAAAGCTGATCCGGAGATAAACTCCACTTTATCTACACGccacaaaaattataaagacaCTTGATAGCCATTAACAGATATTAGAGTGATTTAAGTGTTTTTTCATTACACCAACTGCTGACTTCAAAATAATTGCGAAATTGTAATTTCAAACTCCATTGAATGTGATCTAATTAAGTACAAATTATCAAAAtggattattaaatatttatctttctAGGGGTTCCAGTAAACATAATTACTTCgcatttcaaattattttactttcatatttttacgctggCAGTCTTTAATTGTAGATAATGTTGTCGGtcgaaaaatccaaatttttatatttcatgagattttctataaatatcatgcgattttttatcattaccaagagtatactaaaattacggagggaacatttctccagcctgctgaaatataatgaaagcataacatcaggagatggtgaaccagattccccaatcaatgacaatgcagcagacgttccattgcccgaccatgaagaagttcgaatagcaattaaccgcctgaagaacaacaaagcagtaaCAATCGTATAATAAGCAAAACGAATACGGTTGTGTAAGCCGTCAGGACCGGGAAGGATCTCTTTGAGCTattcgatactaaacgaggtttaagacaaggcgactccctatgatgtgacttcttcaatatacGAGTACTGCTGGAGAAATTATTCGAGCTGTAGCGATGAATCGAGACGAGACATTCTTTTATTAGAGTGTTCAGCTGcgggcgtatgccgatgatattgataccattggccttaacaaccgcgaagttacttctgctttcttcagactggataaggaagcgaagcaaatgggtctggtggtgaacgagggcaagacgaaatatctcctgtcatcaaacaaacagacgtcgcactcgcgtccacgtcactgttgacagttataacttcgaagtcgtagataatttcatcaatcttggaaccagcataaacaccaccaacaacgtcagaaccgaaatccaacgcaaaataactcttgccaacaggtgcaacttcggactaagtaggcaattgagcagtaaagtcttctcttgacgaacaaagaccaaactctataagtcgctcatcatgctatatggtgtagaggcatgCACGATGACAACATATTATGAGTCagcgttatgagttttcgaatACCACAAAACGATGAGCtatacaagatatacgacgacattgagatAATTTAGCGGATTGAGAGACAGCGGTAGCCCTGGCTAAGTCatttcgtccgaatggatgaaaacaatccagctctgagagtattagacgcagtacccgccgggggaagtagagggaGAAGAAGGCCTGTACttcgttagaaagaccaggtgcaGAAGGACCTCGAATGgacgccaaattgcgaaaagaataaacgactggcgcgatgttgtaaactcggctataactgcgtaagcggggtctatgccagtaaagaaaaggaagatataaactttatattttgaaaatatctatTCAATACTTTCCAGCTTAGAAGAAACCTATATGATAAAATaatctcaaaaaatttaaaaattgcaaattgacATGAAAATATTACGCAAGGCCTTTTTCCACAATTATGTAACTATTTATTCCCTCCTTCCGAacagttaatttaaaataataaccaGATTGCCATTAAAACAATTGCCGTAAATTCCCTAAATACCTCAAATTAATCGAGTTGCAATTTGTTTGCCTCATCATCTTCAATTTAGAACAATTGCAAGCGCAACACGCAATCTCATCCCAACTAGCTCATCCAACGGTCCAAAACTGCAAGCTCGGTATAAAAACTGCAATCCGCCAGATGGACCACACAGTGCGACTAAAATAAGTATTGAAGTGACAACTCAAAACTGTAATTTAATAACAGTAAAGCAAAGGCTTTAAAAGCATGTTGCGCTTCATAGCCGCTTCGGTGTTGATTTGCGCCGTTTACCATGTGGCAACCACAAGTGCTGCACCGCATCCACCGACCACAGCAGCGCCGCTGGTGGCCAATCAGGCAGCCTACGACACGAAATTCGATAATATCGATCTGGATGAGGTTTTGAACCAAGAGCGTCTGCTGCGCAACTACATTAAGTGCTTGGAGAATACAGGTCCTTGCACGCCCGATTCCAAAATGTTGAAAGGTATGTACGCATATACTGTGCTCGTACAGCTAAcagtaatatttttgtattctgttatatatatgtatgtatattttaaggtTTCGCCAATTTCAGAGATACTCCCCGACGCTATTTCAACCGATTGCGCCAAATGCTCGGAGAAGCAGAGGCTTGGCTCAGCGAAGGTGACGCACTTTTTGATCGACAATCGCCCGGAGGATTGGGCACGTTTGGAGCAGATATACGATCCGTCAGGCAATTACCGTTTGAACTATTTGGCGAAGGACAAAGGCGATGGCGTGGAGAAAACTACGGAAGCAGCTACTAAGACACAAGCCTGAACCATTATGCTATGTCAACTGTACGCGAACATGAACCGTTATAGTACTCAATTAAACAGCGTTGTATTTGACATAACTTACACTGAATAGCTCAATATTAAAAAGAACATGTAGTTAGTTTTAGATTTGCATtccaaaaagtacaaaaaaatataaaaagcaaaacgaaaattcaacaaaaattctAAGGAAATAAATGTTGCACAAAGTGAGTGATGAGCATGGTTGCCAACTATCTTCAAAGAGAgcataagttttaaaataattaaaattttcataaatatttatttgtagagTTGCCAACAGGCTTATACAATTTTAATGTTGAAAGTGTTTTTTCGGAAAGCGTGCGCTCTCAACAGGCATGACACCATTTAGAAGTACTACGCTAAAGATTTTAAGAAATTCTGGACGAAAATTTCGGATACGCATCTATATATAATACAAAGCATAAATATTTGCCTTCGAGTGTGGCAGACTGACAcaaaaaattgtgcaattttaaattatgttgaaattctgaacagagttgccacataaaagaataaatttattcCAGTTCTTAGTTCTAGTGCAGTCATTATAAAATTTCACGATATAGCTATTTTAAGTACAGGTCTAATTCcgaacagagttgccatataatataaatatattttttttagtttttatttttagtgcaGTTATTCGAAATTCGTAtccatgaaaaaaaatttaaacacacGCGTGATTtcgaacagagttgccatattattaaatttttttttagtttttattttaagttattcGGAATTCTTATCCGTGAAGACACATTTAAACACACCTGTAATTTTGAACAGAGTTGCTacataaaagaataaaattgtTCCAGTTCTTAGTTCTAGAATAGTATTTAGGAAACTTCATGAGATAGCTATTTTAAGTACAGTTCTAGTCCCGAAAAGAGTTgccatataataaaattaatttttttagtttttatttttagtgcaGTTATTCGAAATTCGTATACCCACGAGTGATTCcgaacagagttgccatatttaaaaaaaatattttttttagtttttattttacgttATTTGGAATTCTATTCCTTGAAAACACATTTAAACGCATGTGTGACTtcgaacagagttgccatataatatattttttagtatttatttttagtgcAGTTATTCGGAGTTCGTATCCGTGAATACGCATTTTATACCACGTGTGATTtcgaacagagttgccatataatatttattttagactTTAGTTGTAGTACATAGGGGGACTCAATAAAGTGtgttaatagtttttaaagccgatttgctaatttttttctacTGTAAAAGGCCAACATTAGCAAATAAGTAACAGATTTgtcatataataaaataaaaataattcttagtTTTCAGTTAGAGGGCAGTCATTCGAAAATTACTTTCATGGGAtagctattttaaaaataaatgttttataaaaagagagttaccaaaataaaaaaatagttcttAGTTTTAGTTTATAGGGTGACTTGTTAAGgcattttaagaatttttgtaaccgaattgtatttttaaataaaggctTTGAACTAACAACTACACACTGTTCATGCTAATTATAgaacaaatgaagaaattatgagaaaatttatttgagtTTACAGGGTGCCAGAAGATTTTCTAGCTTTCTCATTATGATAACTAAGTAAGAggcaagaaaacaattttttgtttttttttttaaacttatttacgGTAAATAATTTGTCTCTCTCTAATTCTAGAACCTACAACACAAATAAAAGATTACAATAATGaaacaattaatatttctttcctTTTATTGTGAAAAGCGTAGAAGACAAATCAAATCTGTAAAGAAAGTAGACATTTCTTTGAAAGCATATCGAATTGCTC contains:
- the LOC126760438 gene encoding uncharacterized protein LOC126760438 isoform X1 translates to MLRFIAASVLICAVYHVATTSAAPHPPTTAAPLVANQAAYDTKFDNIDLDEVLNQERLLRNYIKCLENTGPCTPDSKMLKGFANFRDTPRRYFNRLRQMLGEAEAWLSEGDALFDRQSPGGLGTFGADIRSVRQLPFELFGEGQRRWRGENYGSSY
- the LOC126760438 gene encoding putative odorant-binding protein A10 isoform X2, which gives rise to MLRFIAASVLICAVYHVATTSAAPHPPTTAAPLVANQAAYDTKFDNIDLDEVLNQERLLRNYIKCLENTGPCTPDSKMLKEILPDAISTDCAKCSEKQRLGSAKVTHFLIDNRPEDWARLEQIYDPSGNYRLNYLAKDKGDGVEKTTEAATKTQA